CTTGGTTTAAGGGTTTCTTGTTTCCTCTAGTTCAAGTATGTTCATCGATTTCTTTACTTAATTATTAACCTCTTATAGGAGAATTGCACTTTGCGCGAAGCCGCAATCATCGGTAGTATCCTTCAAAAAGTTTCTGTGCCGGTTCTGCATTCTGCAGCCGCGTTATTACGTTTAACTGAGTTTGACTTGAGTGGTGCTACTTCCGTATTTATTAGGATATTACTCGACAAAAAATATGCTCTACCGTATAAGGTGCTTGAttctttggttttttattttatgcGATGGAAATCATTGGAACGTCCACTTGCTGTATTAGAACATCAATCGATGTTGGTCTTTGCTCAACGGTACAAATTTGATATTACACCCGAACAAAAGGATGCACTCTTAGAAGTTGTTCGCCTGAAAGGACATTATTCTATTGGTCCAGAAATTAGACGTGAGCTGCTTAACAGTGCTAGTCGTGGTGAAGAAATTCCTGTGGAAATGGAATATTAATTGAATGGTTTTGGTTTTCTTGGGTTCACTTGgcatttgtttcttttgtaaaaaaaattgaataaaaagacTTCGGATTAGCCGCTGTTTTTCAATGTTGggaatatttttacttaaattGTGGGTTTTATGTTCACCAATTAATAGGATTATTGAGGTCTATAGATttgttaattaatttttattaaacagACTTAAATATAATAAGGAAATTGGCTTAAAGCCTTCTATTTTTCTACAAAAGCTTCATTAAATCATCAATACAATTTTATGTTCGTAAATTAATGGGTATCCATCACAAACAACCATGACTTTTACATTTCTGTTGCGGCAAGTTGGTGGAATATCCATTGAAATCCGAAGGGATAAACGAATTGAATCATCGTTTCTTCGCCCAGCAAATGAGGCCCGACGTATCGCGAACAGTTCTTGAGTTTCTGAATCTATGATGAGAACGAAAAATCCCTCACTTTGAGGTTTAGGGAACAACGGCgcaaaaatgtaaaaatcGGGGTTGAGCGGCTGATTGAGGCGTCGTAGATAAAGGAGTAGCTTATCTGAAGACGATTGAGAAACTTCAATGTTCATTTTAGGATACGAAATTAAACTATTGACCAGACTTTCTATATCAAAAACGTTAGGGTCATTACATAGCATTTGATATAACTCATCAGTTTTATTTCCTGCAAATTTGTTGAGATAATCTCTTGCTTCCTTTTCACTAGACGCATTAAGTCCAGGTAATGAAGCTCTGTAAATCTCACTCGGATAGCAAGCCTGTTTAAGACACTGCATTAGAGATATGTACTGTAAACAGACATGGGAGTAGCCTAGCTCAGCGGACACATCAATATAAGACTGTATAATACGAATAACCTGATCTAAAACCGTGCTAGTATCAGTAACATAATCATCCACTGGAAGTTTCAATCTTGCCATGTGAGCTTGAGTTAATATAAATGCCTTAACATGAGCATCGACCATAGGAAGGTTTAGGCAAGCAGCCGAATATTTCAGAGATTTATTAATCTCTATGTTTATCAAATCTTCGTTGTGACGAATAGCGAGATCGTCAAACTCAGATGCTTCAGCAAGCAATTGCAACGCAAGATCGAACTCAGCGTTCTcagttattttttgaacgaAGTTTCTGATGGTGGtatgaaaaagataatagTAACTAACTATACGACCCAAAGTTGTAGGTGCATAGGTTTCTTCGTTGACACGATATATGCAAGCTGACTTTTCAAGTTCATTAAATGCAGTCACAACAAGTTTCGATAAATAAGTATCTATACTCTTTTGGTCATCTCCATCAGCACCGTAATAAACGGGATTTTGATGAACTCTTCGATAGAAGTAAGTGCACGTTAAAAAATCCATTGCACCCTGTATGCAATCTATAGTGCCCGTAGCAATCTCGGCATTTAAATGGTTATCCAATACTTTATGTAAATAAGACTCTACTGGAAATCCACTATGTAGAAAGTGCTTATAAAACGACTTCTTAATATCCTGTACAAATATACGTGCCACACCAGAATTGTCAAATTGTGGTCGTCCTGCACGCCCTAACATTTGAAGCACATCCGTCAAATCCATGTCTTTATAGCCTCCAATTTTAGCATCGTAATACTCTGTTCCTTTCACAATTACCAAATGTGCCGGCGTATTTACACCCCATGCAAGAGTGCTGGTGGCGATGAGAATCTGaactttattatttacaaaaagctCTTCGGAAATTTTTCTATCATTTTCAGTCAAACCAGCATGGTGAAGTGCTATACCAAATGGTAAAGCCAACTTGAGGCTTTTATCTTCAACTTCTGAAACAATCATTtctaattcttcttcatccatGTACAAAAATCTCCTAGGATTGTCTTCTAAACCACAAAAAGCTATCAAATCTTTTGCAGTTAATCTAGTTTGACGGCGCGacgaaacaaaaattaaaacaggTTGGGTAGGAGAGTGCGTTTTGATGGCTTGAAAAGCAGGCTTATTCATCGACATCATCCTTGGGCAATAGGCTCTACCAGGGAATCCATCGATATATATTTCTAAAGGAACTGGGCGCACGGAATGCctaaaattaaatagaCCATCTCTTATGTTAAGCCAATTTGCAAGATCGTTAGCGTTAGCAACAGCAGTAGATAAACCAAGAACTCTAACTTTCTTATTAGTTTGAGAAGCAACATAATTCATTCGGGAGACAATCATTTCAAGGACAGGACCTCGATCGCTACCTAATAAATGGATTTCGTCAAGGATAATTAATGAGACATCCTGAACATACTTCCTAGATTTCCAACTTCTAGTAATACCATCCCATTTTTCCGGTGTTGTAATTATGATATTTGCATTCGTAACAGCCTTAACATCCGGGTTAGTATCACCAGTTAATTCAATCATACTAATCCCCATTGGTTCAACTAACCTGTGTCCCCAGTCCTTTACTCTTTCCTTGACTAAAGCTTTCATTGGAGCAATATAAACTACTTTCGACTTAGGATAATTGTGAAGAGCTCTCCAAGTAGCTAATTCTGCGGCCATAGTTTTACCAGATCCAGTAGGTGCACCAAcgaaaatatttgtatCGGTGTGATAAATAGtgtgaaaaaattgagttTGGACTGCATTAAAAAACGAGAATCTTTTAGCGCATATACCTTCTAGCACTGGATCGTGCAAAGCCGTAATTGGTAAAGGTTGAAGATCCAATAATTCTGTAATGGGATTGGAATCGTCATGAAAAACAACATTAGAAAGAGAAACCGGGGTAACTGTTTCAGCGCCTAGCCATTTATCTGATACTGCAATAATGTATAGTTGTGAGGGTAATGGATTAGACACAGGTATGGTAAAGGATAGTAAATGAGAAGTGCTAACGTTCCGTTTATTTAGGAGCAACTGTTCATGATGAAGAATCTCAAGACCGTTACTATCTTCAACAAATATCCAAAACATTTGACTGTTTCCATGATATCTCATGTCCCAATTAAAATTGGGAGTGATATTTAATACAAGTCGCAAAACGTTTTTCGTTAAAGGTAGCAAATCAACATTAATGTTTAAAAGAGGTAATTtggaaataaattttttaactgtAGGGCCCATTTTTCGGTTATGAATAAGATCACCAAGTTCTCCTGTAGACATGTCCGACAATTCTTCTAATGATAAAGACCCACACTGATTTTCCACTTTGACTGCAAGGTCATGTGGAAGATCAAACTGAAGTAAGGGGTGTTCAAAAGACCACTGCCTCCTATCAATTGACTTGTTTAAGCTAAGGATAGTAAATGCCGAGGCCCAAGTCCTTGACATTGCAATTTCGAAAAGAGCCCTAGTTATTCGACCCGCGTTTTGTGCAACATAATTTGTATCTGATGTTAGGGTAAAATCTTCTACATGCGCACGAGAAATGTATGACTGCAGAATAACGTTAACTTTTCCTGATGTATTCGAAATACTATCCCTCAACTGACAAGGACTACTGTTTTCCATTAGTGATTCAAGCTCACGATGCTCATTTTCTCTCGATTTGATTTGGGAAAACTCGCTGCATTGGCTCAAAAGAGCTATAATGTCTGCTTCCGacattttgcttttcaataaattatttaatgttgAGACAGTTTGATAATTGATATAGTAATTGGACGCGATTCTACCTAAATCTTTAGGAATCAGGTATCCGTTTTTCTTATTGTAAACGATCATTTGATTATCTGCCAGCCTTCCTGCCGCTACAGATACCAATTCTCTTCGCTTGCTGCCTAGTAAAGGATCCTCAACAAGTTCGTCATAAGCAATACCGTATACAAGTGGATTACGTCTCATCCTGATATAAAGATAAGTATAACCTAACCACGATACAGCTTCGTCAATATTAGTTACCGTTCCTAAAGAAACTTCAGCGTTTAAGTTGTCAACCAATCTATCGGTGAAACGAGATTCAATAGGGCTTTGTTGTGTTACAACGGAGATGTAATGAGAAAGTTTATCATGTGTCGTAATTATGTACGCGACTGCCGAACTTTCAAACTGAGGACGACCAGCACGACCgaatatttgtaaaacgTCCAACACGCCAAGATCTACAAAAGAACCCTTTTGTGGATCATAAAGCTGAGTTCCTTTAATTAATACAGCATAAGCCGGTAAATTAACACCCCATGCTAGGGTAGCAGTACagcataaaattttaagaatACCCATAGAAAACAAACGTTCAGTAAGATGTCGGTCCGATCGTAACATGCCAGCGTTGTGAATCCCCATACtgtatttgaaaagttcttttaactctttgttttttgacTTTGAAACATCTCTTTGAGCTAGACTATATTTTTCATGTTGTGAGTTGTCCAACAAATCAGCCTCTCCCTCATGGAAAAATTGTTCCCTCAACTTCTTAGCTGAATTAATGGTTTCCTTCCTAGAATGTACAAATATCATTACCTGATGGCCTTCCTGAATCAGTTTCAAAACTTTATCAAAACAAGCTTCATCAATATTTGAGTTTACTATTTTAGGAGAACCTTTAGCACCGATGAAATGCTGTTCAATAGGGCATGGACGAAATGCagatgaaaaataaaacaatcCCTTGTACCTATTGACGCCTAAAAAATCAGCTACATCAAGGTAGTTTGGAAGTGTGGCAGAAAGACCAACAATTCTAATCATCTGTTGACTTGTTTCTACCAGCCTTTGTGTCCTAGCGACAAGTGATTCAATAACAGCACCACGTTCATCATGAAGCATATGTACTTCATCAATGATAACCAAACGTACTTTCTCGGCTAACTGAGTGTCGCCGACGCTTTTTCTAGTAACTACGTCCCATTTTTCAGGTGTTGTAACAAGTATCTGAGTTTCTGCTATTTCCGTTTTGGTTAGTTGCATATCACCAGTAAGTTCTCTAGTTTTCAATCCCAACCAAGCGAGACGTTTTCCCATTTTCTCTACAACCTCAGCAGCCAATGCCTTCATAGGAGCAATGTAGACAATCTTAAAATCATCTCTATGAACATCTAGAGGTTCCGATTCATCCATAAGATTCATACTTTCTACATAGTTGGAGATTGTTTGCAACATTGCGAGCAGAGCAACATCAGTTTTTCCTGCACCTGTAGGTGCACAAATTAACATATTCTCGTTTGTCTTGTAGGCGATAGGATAGACAAGCGATTGGATTCTGTTCAAAGTTTGGTAGCTAAGGAATGTTTTTCGACAAAGAATATCCATCGAAGAAATTTCTAACAACTTTTCCCCTTGCATTTGTGGAGCACGCTGAGCATGAGGAACAATAATCTCTTCATATTTCTGGTAATCTTCTCTTTCACTACCAGCCGGTAATGCAAACTTTTTCCCAATGACGCTAATAGTATTACCAAGCCTTTTATCCCCATACACATGAGGATATTTTTCCACTTCAAAAACTTGCTGTCCAGTAAATAAAGGACCTCTGTTATCACGAGACCGACTAAATCTTCTCGGCCTACTTTTTAAACTGTCTAATAATCCCTGACCATGCGTAGCAGAAGAACCAGCTTCAGAGGTATAGCCATCAGAAAGTTGCGCAGCAATTGAAGTATCATTTTGATTCATGTATTCTTCTATTAAATTGGACGAATTAGCGACGATATCTGAAATCAAGTCAATATGATCAAGTCCAACAAGATTCAGTAAATCTTCTTGAATGGCACATTGATCTTCAGTCGCTTTTAGGCTCATAATGACTGCTTCAAATAGTACTGAAGCATCAAGTTCAGTACTTGAAGATTGAGAAATTTCATTGCAGCAATTTTGCAGCCAAGTTAAATCTTTAAGAGCAAATTCATTATTGTCGGAGTCAGTAACGTCCTCGGGAttgattaaattataatttgttttcaaaatttcgTCAACTTTTAACGATAAAGCACCTAGCTCAGCATTCGAATCACTCAGCGAAAAGCTATATGGAGTATCACAAAAACTAGCAGGACCTAGCTTTTCTAAGTGATTCACTACATAATTTAACTCAACTTCCATGAAAACTGTAAAAGGATAGATCGTTGAAATTAAAACCTCCttaaacagaaaaaatttgaatttttattgcttttataGGATTGTATCCAATATACTACCCAATTTAGCACTGCTAGTAGTGTAGGGGATGgtttgtaaacaaatggcCACTACCTATTATTTGTGTAATAGAAAAATACCGTAGTCGAAGGTATTATGTGTGTACATACGATTGCAAGAAGTATGGCGTTTTCAACCAAAGCAGAAACAAACTTAACCCACACCATTAACTTGATTTACAGCATATTTACAGAATGAAGCTGTATTCTGTCTCTATACTCCGCTTTGACCCAAAACCAGTGCAATTATTATGCACTGCCTCAGACTTATCTagtttctcattttttcaacgaTCATCGTATGTGCAAGATTTAATTGAAGAGTAGTTTGTTAACAAATATTTCAGCATCGGAGAGttcatgaatttttttacaaagacTGTTGCAGAACGTACTAATCCAGGGCAAAGACAAGACGTTGAACAGTCCAATTACGTTTTTCATGTGTACAACCGATCGGATGGGTTGTGCGGTGTGATTGCTAGTGACAAGGAATACCCTTTACGTGTTGCTTATACTCTTCTAAATAAGATTCTAGACGAatttttgacaaaaaatCCTCGCACCAAATGGGAATCTGGTGCTGTTACCCTATCCTTTCCAGAATTGGATACCTATCTATCAAAATATCAAGACCCCAAGCAGGCTGATACGATTATGCGAGTGCAACAAGAATTGGATGAAACTAAAGATGTACTTCATAAAACAATCGAGAGTGTCTTAGCTAGAGGAGAGAAGTTGGACGACTTGATCCAACGTAGTGATAACTTATCTACACAGTCTCGAATGTTTTATAAATCTGctaaaaagcaaaattctTGCTGTATAATAgcttaattattttataaattcatttgtttGGTTTTCCTTTCTTCCCAATGCCCAAATTatatcatattttttcaagttggTATTCTTGCATTTTGTTTGCTGCAATTATCGATTGAATATCAAAACcttgttaatttttctgCGCCTGTTCCTAGAGTCCATGAAATTGTTCTTCTATCATTATCTTTAATCTGATCTTTTCATGACACGTTGTTTGCATTCCGGATTGCTTTTATGTTATAGAGTAGATTACTTGTTGAAAAAGTCTAGCATGTTTCAATGAGCATACACACTCTTCGTTGATGCTCATAGCATGAATGGTTCACTTTATAAACTTGTAAAggagatttttttaaagattgtaaaattattgaGTTTGTTGGAGCGAGAAAACTATCGGGCTTTTTTCGTTACAGATTTTTCTATAGTTTAGATTTATCTTCTAGTATATATCAAGTTACACAAACTCAATTGTTGTTGGCAAGCAAAATGGTTTGGTagtaattttcattattcgTTAATGCTATTATGCATTTCTTTGATAAAATAGTTCAAGAAAGGTAGTGGTTTGGTACCCTTCGTTTATTGAAGTAAAAGTTTGAAGGGTTGAGGAGTATGTGCAAGCACGCCATCAATATGCTGCAGATGCAGCTGCAtctatattttattacCTTCCCGGTATAGGTTGCTTCTTCTTATAATAAAGCGATTTGCATGATCGAAAGCCCTCCTTCGAGCTAGGTATTATGGTGATTAATTCTCCATCCAGTGTATAGTAGTTTCCTTGATAGagttttgctttttcttggAATTGCTTTGCATCCTCTACAAAATGATTTTCCTTATTGTGCTGCATGTGAATGTGTGCAAGAAAATTGGTGTAATGGattagtaaacaaacacATTACAATCCACTTCATATTGCCTTGCGGCTAACCAAGTGATTCGGTGTATTTAATCACcgagtttttttttgtttatgcgaggcaatttttgattttattaagCATATAGGTAGAATTTcatattcaattatttatCTCGATACAAAATACATGGTTGAAGAGCGGTGTCCTTTGCATCAACgtttaatataaaaaaataaaaattgtattgCTCTTGAGCTTATCCTTGAGAAGTTGAgtaattaacaaaattgtCTAGAAGttggaaaaatattaaGCAAACTAAGTTAAACTTCCTCATGTGTTATCAATCCATTTTTATGCTGACAGATCGTCTTCTACAAAAAAACTGGCAACAATAAACTGGGAGgttattgaatttttaaacatcGAGCCACtaattatttatcttttgaaagtcttattttttataatctGCTAAttatattcttttgtttatggTGTTTACGCTATCATAAACTAAGATACTGTCAATTTTAGACCCCACTATCTTCCTTAGTGAAgttgtttaattttgttaaaatgCATTACGAGTAATGTATTAAGAAGTTCTAAAAATCATCAGCCTTACTAGCAGACGCTCAATCAATAGAATTAGCATTATACAGCTAGCTTACctttacaaacaaaatGAGCAATTTAGAGGGTAAgtaagtaatttttttgataattgaTTAACCTGAAAGCATCTCTGTTTCAATTAAAGGTATTTTCTTAATTGAAGTTTGTTTTTAACAATGCGTTAGTTTGCTGCAAAGTCGCTGAATAAACAATCACTTAAAGCTGCGAAAGAGGAGCGTGCTGAACGGGAAAAAGTGAAAAAGGTTTGTTTGTTGTAATGATTGCTATTTCCAAGCATGTCACTatcaatgaatttttttacagcTCATCTATCAATTGCTATTGTAATTCTTGGTGGTTTTGCAGAGTCTTGGTTTTGTCGATTATTCCATCTTCATATGATTTGCtagataaaaatttttttttactttttggcGTTATTCATTACTAACTGTTATTACCTAGGCTATCACAAAAGGCAACTCAGAAATTGCCCGCATATATGCATCGAATGCAATTCGGAAGCAGCAAGAATCCCTTAATTTGCTCAAACTTTCTTCAAGAATAGATGCGGTTTCAAGTCGTTTACAGACTGCTGTAACTATGCGTGCTGTATGTTAGCAATTTAACGTGGCATACTTATTGACTATTTAGGTGTCGGGAAATATGGCAGGTGTCGTTCGGGGAATGGACAGAGCTATGAAAACAATGAATTTGGAGATGGTGAGTTCCTAATTCTCGTAGAATgagttttttttcaaatgtttcTGACCCACAGATTTCACAAGTCATGGATAAATTTGAAGCGCAATTCGATGATGTTAATGTTCAAACGGGTTATATGAATAAGGTAAGTTTCCTTGATTAATCATATTTCAAGACTAGAACTAACACTATATAAGGCTATGGGATCAGTGACTGCTGTCGATACACCCCAAGAAGATGTAGATTTATTAATGCAAACGGTAGCTGATGAAGCTGGTTTGGAATTTAACCAGAATATGAACAATAATCTTTCGGTTCCTGCTGCCAGTGTTCCTACTCCCGCCGCTCCTGTAGAAGATGACAACTT
This region of Schizosaccharomyces pombe strain 972h- genome assembly, chromosome: II genomic DNA includes:
- the smp2 gene encoding protein smp2, with amino-acid sequence MQHNKENHFVEDAKQFQEKAKLYQGNYYTLDGELITIIPSSKEGFRSCKSLYYKKKQPIPGR
- the did2 gene encoding ESCRT III complex subunit Did2, translated to MSNLEASLFQLKFAAKSLNKQSLKAAKEERAEREKVKKAITKGNSEIARIYASNAIRKQQESLNLLKLSSRIDAVSSRLQTAVTMRAVSGNMAGVVRGMDRAMKTMNLEMISQVMDKFEAQFDDVNVQTGYMNKAMGSVTAVDTPQEDVDLLMQTVADEAGLEFNQNMNNNLSVPAASVPTPAAPVEDDNLQERLRALRS
- the rqt2 gene encoding ATP-dependent RNA helicase (RQT complex ATP-dependent RNA helicase Rqt2, human ASCC3 ortholog), whose amino-acid sequence is MEVELNYVVNHLEKLGPASFCDTPYSFSLSDSNAELGALSLKVDEILKTNYNLINPEDVTDSDNNEFALKDLTWLQNCCNEISQSSSTELDASVLFEAVIMSLKATEDQCAIQEDLLNLVGLDHIDLISDIVANSSNLIEEYMNQNDTSIAAQLSDGYTSEAGSSATHGQGLLDSLKSRPRRFSRSRDNRGPLFTGQQVFEVEKYPHVYGDKRLGNTISVIGKKFALPAGSEREDYQKYEEIIVPHAQRAPQMQGEKLLEISSMDILCRKTFLSYQTLNRIQSLVYPIAYKTNENMLICAPTGAGKTDVALLAMLQTISNYVESMNLMDESEPLDVHRDDFKIVYIAPMKALAAEVVEKMGKRLAWLGLKTRELTGDMQLTKTEIAETQILVTTPEKWDVVTRKSVGDTQLAEKVRLVIIDEVHMLHDERGAVIESLVARTQRLVETSQQMIRIVGLSATLPNYLDVADFLGVNRYKGLFYFSSAFRPCPIEQHFIGAKGSPKIVNSNIDEACFDKVLKLIQEGHQVMIFVHSRKETINSAKKLREQFFHEGEADLLDNSQHEKYSLAQRDVSKSKNKELKELFKYSMGIHNAGMLRSDRHLTERLFSMGILKILCCTATLAWGVNLPAYAVLIKGTQLYDPQKGSFVDLGVLDVLQIFGRAGRPQFESSAVAYIITTHDKLSHYISVVTQQSPIESRFTDRLVDNLNAEVSLGTVTNIDEAVSWLGYTYLYIRMRRNPLVYGIAYDELVEDPLLGSKRRELVSVAAGRLADNQMIVYNKKNGYLIPKDLGRIASNYYINYQTVSTLNNLLKSKMSEADIIALLSQCSEFSQIKSRENEHRELESLMENSSPCQLRDSISNTSGKVNVILQSYISRAHVEDFTLTSDTNYVAQNAGRITRALFEIAMSRTWASAFTILSLNKSIDRRQWSFEHPLLQFDLPHDLAVKVENQCGSLSLEELSDMSTGELGDLIHNRKMGPTVKKFISKLPLLNINVDLLPLTKNVLRLVLNITPNFNWDMRYHGNSQMFWIFVEDSNGLEILHHEQLLLNKRNVSTSHLLSFTIPVSNPLPSQLYIIAVSDKWLGAETVTPVSLSNVVFHDDSNPITELLDLQPLPITALHDPVLEGICAKRFSFFNAVQTQFFHTIYHTDTNIFVGAPTGSGKTMAAELATWRALHNYPKSKVVYIAPMKALVKERVKDWGHRLVEPMGISMIELTGDTNPDVKAVTNANIIITTPEKWDGITRSWKSRKYVQDVSLIILDEIHLLGSDRGPVLEMIVSRMNYVASQTNKKVRVLGLSTAVANANDLANWLNIRDGLFNFRHSVRPVPLEIYIDGFPGRAYCPRMMSMNKPAFQAIKTHSPTQPVLIFVSSRRQTRLTAKDLIAFCGLEDNPRRFLYMDEEELEMIVSEVEDKSLKLALPFGIALHHAGLTENDRKISEELFVNNKVQILIATSTLAWGVNTPAHLVIVKGTEYYDAKIGGYKDMDLTDVLQMLGRAGRPQFDNSGVARIFVQDIKKSFYKHFLHSGFPVESYLHKVLDNHLNAEIATGTIDCIQGAMDFLTCTYFYRRVHQNPVYYGADGDDQKSIDTYLSKLVVTAFNELEKSACIYRVNEETYAPTTLGRIVSYYYLFHTTIRNFVQKITENAEFDLALQLLAEASEFDDLAIRHNEDLINIEINKSLKYSAACLNLPMVDAHVKAFILTQAHMARLKLPVDDYVTDTSTVLDQVIRIIQSYIDVSAELGYSHVCLQYISLMQCLKQACYPSEIYRASLPGLNASSEKEARDYLNKFAGNKTDELYQMLCNDPNVFDIESLVNSLISYPKMNIEVSQSSSDKLLLYLRRLNQPLNPDFYIFAPLFPKPQSEGFFVLIIDSETQELFAIRRASFAGRRNDDSIRLSLRISMDIPPTCRNRNVKVMVVCDGYPLIYEHKIVLMI
- the ykt6 gene encoding SNARE protein Ykt6; translated protein: MKLYSVSILRFDPKPVQLLCTASDLSSFSFFQRSSIGEFMNFFTKTVAERTNPGQRQDVEQSNYVFHVYNRSDGLCGVIASDKEYPLRVAYTLLNKILDEFLTKNPRTKWESGAVTLSFPELDTYLSKYQDPKQADTIMRVQQELDETKDVLHKTIESVLARGEKLDDLIQRSDNLSTQSRMFYKSAKKQNSCCIIA